A window of Nicotiana tabacum cultivar K326 chromosome 24, ASM71507v2, whole genome shotgun sequence contains these coding sequences:
- the LOC142178296 gene encoding uncharacterized protein LOC142178296: MPSSVLANMSPYEKLYGKKPSLKHLKVLGCLCFAKIVQEQDKLMPRSKAAIHMGHATSQKGYLLYDFNNKTFFVNRDVIFKEDTFPFKTLNQNKGLPIFMNTNSLQTIANDAVNQFTIENHTDFQTGEVEDIHNITEDTNQQSSSLPTDHTQCTTSGTSQQHTSTEVTTDTLPSNITHVQSISQQTSTEEFLRKSSRDKRPPLWMNDFVSLNIQQDNPYALSKFISYENISPTYQSFIAASYFISEPTNYHEAIKDPRWINAMKAKIEALENNHTWDIVALPEGKSPIGCK; the protein is encoded by the coding sequence ATGCCAAGTTCAGTTCTAGCCAACATGTCTCCATATGAGAAATTGTATGGAAAGAAGCCATCTCTAAAACATCTTAAAGTACTAGGATGCCTATGCTTTGCAAAGATAGTGCAAGAACAAGATAAACTGATGCCAAGATCTAAGGCAGCTATTCATATGGGACATGCAACTTCTCAAAAGGGGTATCTACTATATGATTTTAACAACAAGACCTTCTTTGTCAACAGAGATGTTATTTTCAAAGAAGATACTTTTCCATTCAAAACTCTCAACCAAAATAAAGGTCTACCTATTTTCATGAACACCAATAGTCTTCAAACAATAGCAAATGATGCAGTTAATCAGTTCACTATTGAAAATCATACTGACTTCCAAACAGGTGAAGTTGAGGATATTCACAACATCACAGAAGATACAAATCAACAAAGTTCAAGTCTACCAACTGATCATACACAATGTACTACTTCTGGAACCTCACAACAACACACATCAACTGAGGTAACAACTGATACTTTACCTTCAAATATTACTCATGTTCAATCGATCAGTCAACAAACTTCAACAGAAGAGTTTTTGAGAAAGTCAAGCAGAGACAAAAGACCACCACTCTGGATGAACGATTTTGTATCTTTAAACATTCAACAAGATAATCCCTATGCCTTATCTAAATTCATATCATATGAAAACATCTCTCCTACCTATCAATCTTTTATTGCTGCATCTTATTTTATTTCTGAACCTACCAACTATCATGAAGCTATCAAAGATCCTAGATGGATAAATGCTATGAAGGCTAAGATTGAAGCTTTAGAAAACAACCACACTTGGGACATAGTTGCACTGCCTGAAGGGAAATCACCTATAGGGTGCAAGtga